Proteins encoded together in one Thamnophis elegans isolate rThaEle1 chromosome 10, rThaEle1.pri, whole genome shotgun sequence window:
- the FAM168B gene encoding myelin-associated neurite-outgrowth inhibitor — protein sequence MNPVYSPGSSGVPFANAKGIGYPAGFPMGYAAAAPAYSPNIYPAANPTFQTGYTPGTPYKVSCSPTSGTVPPYSSSPNPYQTAVYPVRSAYPQQNPYAQQGTYYTQPLYAAPPHVIHHTTVVQPNGMPATMYPAPIPPPRGNGVTMGMVAGTTMAMSAGTLLTTHSPTPVAPHQVTMPTYRAPGTPTYSYVPPQW from the exons ATGAATCCTGTTTATAGTCCTGGATCTTCTGGGGTGCCCTTTGCAAATGCCAAAGGAATTGGGTATCCAG CTGGATTCCCAATGGGCTATGCAGCTGCTGCTCCTGCTTATTCTCCTAATATATATCCTGCAGCAAATCCAACATTCCAAACAG GTTATACACCAGGCACACCATATAAAGTCTCTTGCTCACCCACCAGTGGTACAGTGCCTCCTTATTCTTCATCGCCCAATCCTTACCAAACTGCAGTATACCCAGTTCGAAGTGCCTATCCACAGCAGAATCCATATGCACAG CAAGGCACTTACTACACACAGCCTTTATATGCAGCACCACCCCACGTAATCCATCACACTACAGTTGTGCAGCCCAATGGAATGCCTGCAACTATGTATCCAGCACCAATTCCACCTCCCAGAGGAAATGGTGTCACCATGGGAATGGTGGCTGGGACCACAATGGCAATGTCTGCAG GTACCTTGTTGACAACACATTCCCCAACTCCCGTAGCCCCCCACCAAGTTACAATGCCCACTTATCGAGCTCCAGGAACTCCAACCTATAGTTATGTGCCCCCACAGTGGTGA